Genomic window (Nicotiana sylvestris chromosome 7, ASM39365v2, whole genome shotgun sequence):
TAAATGAAGATAGATAGCAGTTTTTAAAATGATCTTTAAGCAAGTCGAGGGACACATAATTCTATCAGTTGGTCATACCTCTGTTTCTTTCTGAAGAGACATAAGAGAAGTAACAAGAGATTTTGCGTTAGGCCTCTCACGTGCTTCATACTGTAAACAACGTGTGGCTAGCCGAACAAGCTCTGTTCCATCATCATTAGAAAAATGACCCTCCAAACAAGAATCCATAAGCATCAAAAAATTCTTCCCACGAATTAAATCAAGTGCCTATAAGAAGGTAAAAGAAACATTTTCAAGTTTAGGAACTCAAATAATAGAGTTAACAAACAACGTTTCATTTATAGAGGATTTCAGAATCTTTTGCAACTTACGTGGCTCGGAGGAATATGCTTTCCGCTCAAAAGATCTAGCAACATTGTTCCAAAGCTGTAAACTACACTTTCAGGGGTCACTCTTCCTGCCAAGCATAAACTTGTTTCAAAATACTACTAAAAGATCTGCTAGACTGAACTAATTTAAGCAGATATTTCTTGAGGCTAAAGCTTTACGGTGAAAAACAAAAAGCCATCTTAAGTCCCCATTGCAGAACAGCAACCTGGATTGAGAAAAAAATAGCTTAGAGAAATCATATTTGACCTGTTTTCAAGTACTCGGGGGGAGTGAAAGCCAAGTTTGTACTGTAACTCTTTCCATCCCTACTGTTCTTCATCAGGCCAAAGCAAGAGAGTCTAGGATTACCATCCTGTAAAAATGCTACCTAATGTTAAGAGCACTACACCTACAGCAAGCATTTAAGCATAACGAAAGCTGCGGTAGAATCAATCGTTACCAGATCAAATAAGATTCTGTAAGCATTAAGATCGTGATATAGTGCCCGACCCTTGCTACTGCAGTATTCCAAAGCTTGTGATAGGTAAAAAGCAACCCTCAACCTCATCGCCCATTTCATAGGTTGATTCTCCCCTATTCCATTACAAAGGAATTAAATATCAGCATCAACCACACACTCATAGATTCATTCAATTAAAGCTGTAAAAGACAGATGCAATTGGCCATACAACCACAAAAACACAAAATAACAGTCAATCTAGTAATCAGAATAAATCCCATCAGTTACAACATAATGATCCTACAATCCAATTTCTGAAACACAAACTTCTATACATTATTACTTACAGTGAAACAAATGCTTTGCAAGAGTTTCATTAGGCATGAACTCAGCCACCAGCAATTTTTCTTCTCCTTCACAACAACATCCAATTAGATTTGCCAATCTCTCACTTCTCAGATTCCCCACTGCCTTTGCCTCATCCTTTACAACAACACAAACATTGTCCAAAATACAATTAAAATCAATAGctacacacaaaaaaaaaggtTACAAAATTGGGAAAATGGAGCAACACGATGTAATTAACAATACTAACCAAGAATTGGCGAGAATCAGGCCAAGCAGACCTATTGAATCTTTTAACAGCAACCCAACGACCATTTTCAAGCAAGCCTTTATAAACTACATTTGGAGCTTTTTCACCATGTTCTGATACTATGTTTTCTGGAGAAAATCCATTTGTAGCAATCTTTAGCTCATCAAGACTGAACTCAGTAAAACTTGGCAATGCATTTTTCTCATTCTTCCCTCCATTCTCTGcgacaacaacaacaaagtaaaatCTCACAAAAAACTGCACAAAAAGCACAAAAATCAGAGAAATTTGCCAAGAAAATAAATACCCAAATCAGAAGAATCAAGAAGGGATGGTTTGAGATGAGAATGCCACCAGCAAAAAGAGAATTTTGAGCAACGAGCACCCATTTTacaaggaaaatgaagaaaaaggaGGAACCTTTATGGCTACTTTTTTCAAGAAAACGAAACAGAGAATGGCAATTTATAGGGATCCCAAAAAAAGGATAATTTTTTAAAGCTTTTTCAGTTCTCTTTAGTGAACAAGCATTTCAACTAAAAGACAGAACAGAAGTAAGCAAATGGGGAGGAAAAAAAAGGAGGAAGTTTTATAGCTATTTTTTTCTAAGGGAACAAACAGTGACCCAATTTTTGTGGGAATCCAAGGAAAGGATCTTTTTCTGAAGCTTTTTGCAGAATTTGCAGTGCCCTTTTGGTGATTCTGTTTGTGTTGTAAGGTCTTTTTAAGAGCATGCAGAAATGAAGAAGAGAGGACTAGAGGAGAGTATGTTTTACTCCCTCTGTCCCTTGAATAGTGTTTTTTTGGTTTGTCTCAATAAAATGTCTTattttttatgtaaaaataattttaactttAACTTATTATTTTATCCTTAGTGATGTAGTCAAATAAATATTTATAACTTGGAAAAACGCGATACATCAGACATATATATTGGATTTACTATTCGTAGTTATACTTTTAGCAAATTTACCATCTGTGGCTACATTTGAATTTTATAGTAAATCCATCAAACAAGAGATCAATTATTTTGAACTGAAATAAGAAAGCAACAAGTTCTCGTAGCTCAATTGGTTAGAGTGCGCTTAGTATGCGTGAGGTCTTAAGTTTGATTAATAATGAATACAATTAACACAGGCTATATTTGTTGCACGTATGAATACAGGTGATACAAACTTGTAAGGGGTATTATCAATTTTAGCCCGCggcagaaactatttacatctgttagccgaaaaagtgtataaaatttatataatttttgtatataacacataaaatgtgtgtgtgtatataaaaattttatacatttttcgactattatttttacagcgaCTATAAATTGTCATTTTTCCAACTTGTAATAATTGAACAATAGCTATAAATGATAACTAGACAAATTATAGCTGGTGAGCTCTAAACTATAATAGTTTATGAAAAATTCTTTTTTATATTTAATTAAAAACCGCCACATAAATTGAGGACAGAGGTAGTAATAGAATATAGAAAGTATTAAAGGAAGTATGGGGTGTATGAATGAATGATAGAGAGAAGTGTGTTGTTGCTGCTAAAGAGAATGGCCTTTTTTCATCATAAATCTCTTTCTCTCTGCTTTTTTGCTGAGTTTCAACTTGCTCATCATTTCCTCTTTTGTGCTTCCCCACTGTCTGGTTTCCTCTCACTAATCCTTACCCCACTCCTTATGGGCCCCACCTTCTGGCCCTAATGGGACCCCACAACTTCTCTTTTGCAGAATTCAAAATTCTCTATGGGTTAGAAAAGATCTAAATGTAGTACTCCATTTATAGCAGTAGGAAATTCAGATATTATAAGAAACTTATCACTTAAAAATACATTTTTTTCTTCTATTCTATGAACAATTATTTTGTCAAAGAAATAAAGAATTAAGAAAACTAATTAAATACAATCAGCAACTTATCAAATACCATAGTAAATTTGGTGAAAAAACAAGTGCAAGAATGAGGTTCTAAAAAGACAATCTAGTTGTCAAAAGATTACAATTCAAGACGAAATGAATGAATTCCAGCTATTCTAGTCATTTCTTATTTCTGTTGAGCATTGACTatataaaaagaaaacaaattgagGAAAAGACAATCTAAAGTGGAAATTGACCTAAATCAATCCTTAGGACtgtgcataatttggtaaataccgaATTACCGTATCAAAACCGAAAATTTTAATATTTGGTATGCGGTATTTTgatatttgatatggtatttgttttaaattttaaaaaaattagtattatgtacggtatttggtattttaaaataaaataccgaaatatcgataccgtaccgaaatatatattatattacagaAAACATATATtatcaattataacataaatataaaaaatctaaaatgttattttcttttattctctaagttcatcaattaactctaaacaagtaacaagacatttctaATGATTAAATATTCTTTACAATTTTCTATATTTGGGGCGATATTTGctagttttggacaaaattttTGTCAACAAACATTTTCAGTTTTTTattttgagtactttaattaagaatattagagTATATATGGCCTtatgcactagttagtattcaaaccgaataaaccgaaaccGAAAGGAGAAAAATTGAACCATACGGAATTTAATTAGATACGGTATTGGTATAGAATTTTaagaaaccgaataccgaaaataccgaaccgaaatgtcTAAATATCGTACCATACCGACCGATGAACTTACTTCTATTGCAACCGTAAATTTAGGGAAATTTAGCTTATATCTCTTTTTATTTTTGCGAACAATAATTATAACTTtttattccaaaaaaaaagagagagaatttTAATTAAATTTCCAGTTCTCCACTTTCCCTTTCATTGATATGGTACTAGAATGGACCATTACGCGGCAAAATTAGGATAAGGAGTGTTGTAGAGATGAAAGTCATTTTCAAATGTCAAAGTCAAAAAAAGATTTTGGTTTAGGTGAAGTTTCATTAATTAAGAACATAAGTATTGTTAATAAGTTTTGAGACCCTATCAAGTCATTTTCACTTTATTCTGTTTAGACCTTGGACTTACTTGTTCTACTTTTACTGGATAATTTTTTATCATTAATTAACATATTATGGAGTGGCATCATTATTATATTGCAAtctatgatttctattactagAAACTTGCAAAATAAGAAATAATTAAATAGATGCATGTGATAATTGCTTAAAATGGATATGGAATAACTTGTTTATCATGAAAGCTTTAGATTAAATGAGTTCACCTAATATTTCTTATCTTTAATAAATTTTGAACACTAAAAGTATTTCCTTTCTCTTATTTCAAATAGATGAGATAattgtttaaaataattaaattcccTCCATTTTCACATctgataatttttttttcaagaaaaaggaaaactGTTCAAACGTGCCTGAAGAAATATTTGTTGGCTCTTTTCTTTGCCAAACTAAAATAGGAAATGGAAAATCTTTGACATTTTCTCTACCTTTCCTTCCTTCTCCTCGTTTCCAAATAAAGAATAATTTTCACCTTTTCTATTGTAATTTTGGAAAGACAATGGTATAAAGGTATTGCGAAAAGCCAAAAATATCATAGTTTACTTGCTTTTGAAAGACTGGTACATTTTGCAGTTTGAATAGTGTTACGACTATTACTCTAATAAATCTATACATATATTCTCGTACGAGTAGTATATATGCCATATGAAATTAGTAGTAATTATGAGAGATCCTTATTGGTGTTCGAGTTTTCACTATTTGCATGATTGGGTGCCCATATCTTATTTcagtttttcttttctccttctaaGCTAATTTCAGTCTCCTCGGATTTTTTCTTGTTTAGAGCCTGTTTGCCCAAATTTCTGGGagaccaaaagtacttttttctcGTAAAATTTGGCCAGCAGCAGAAGTAATTTTTCTACTTTTGGGAAGAATAGAAAATTCTAGCTTCTTCCAAGAAATAGAAATAAAAGCAGCaaattaatttattcaagacaAAACTATCATCATCATAAATTTATATTGTTCAAATTATCCCTTACTgatttaagttttttcttttcatttttatttctaatttttacCATTCTTTTAAGAATTAAAGATATCATATACATGAATTATATTGTAACTGTCCAAATTCTTTATTGACTTTCTTGTTTTTGATTGTTTGTTTGTGTGATGTCTTGTAACTTTTCaaattatcttcttcttttttcacgtTAAATCAAATTATCTACATCCTTTTTTAGATTATCAATTTTCTTTCTATAAATAATCATTTATAATTTCTTCTGTTATATTATTAGTTCCTGAATCTTTAAAACAGTTATCAAATCTAATTTGTGAAAATTACCTACAAATAGTAATAAATTTATAATAGCATCGCataatctatctatattattattaaaagaagaaaaaaaatattcataTTAAGCCGAGTGCCAGCCTCACAATTGGCCATTTGGCAATTTAATACAAAGTTAGTTAGGTTACGTAATAATTAGTTtcttaaataatttaaattttaaaaactaaattatacattatgtgttgttaataattagttactctTTTTGTATTTGAATTAAACCAtatttaacttcttcttttttacaatttttttttaaaaatatatttaaaattatatttCTATTTTACACTTAATGCCATCTTTCAAGTTTGACACTCAGAATCATCTAGTTACAACTACCATGACTCTAGATAATTTTATCCAACAATACCGGTAAGGAATTCAACTATTATGCTAATAAAGACATTACTACAGAGATTGAGGAGGGGGATGGGCCTTATGGTATTCTTTTAGAAATGTAAGGCAAGTCTTCTACCACAGATCTAATTTGTGAAAATTACCTACAAATAGTAATTAGCATCGCataatctatctatattattattaaaagaagaaaaaaaatatccaTATTAAGCCGagttcaggttgagcaggacgaagacggaataccttgagtgcaaatttggggcagagccgacggaagcaggagtggaagtgaggcttgattctcaagtcatccctaagggggtagtttcaagtacctggggtcgtttattcaggggaccggagagatcgacgaggatgtcacacaccgtataggggtggggtggatgaaatggaggttagcgacgggagtcctgtatGACAAAAAAGTGCCACCGttaggtgccatggtgcatgttatttgctgatgacatagtcctaatcgacgagacacgacgcggcgtcagcgagaggttagaggtttgggacatgcccttgagtccaaaggtttcaggttgagcaggacgaagacggaataccttgagt
Coding sequences:
- the LOC104220337 gene encoding serine/threonine-protein kinase BSK5-like is translated as MGARCSKFSFCWWHSHLKPSLLDSSDLENGGKNEKNALPSFTEFSLDELKIATNGFSPENIVSEHGEKAPNVVYKGLLENGRWVAVKRFNRSAWPDSRQFLDEAKAVGNLRSERLANLIGCCCEGEEKLLVAEFMPNETLAKHLFHWENQPMKWAMRLRVAFYLSQALEYCSSKGRALYHDLNAYRILFDLDGNPRLSCFGLMKNSRDGKSYSTNLAFTPPEYLKTGRVTPESVVYSFGTMLLDLLSGKHIPPSHALDLIRGKNFLMLMDSCLEGHFSNDDGTELVRLATRCLQYEARERPNAKSLVTSLMSLQKETEVPSHVLLGIPHGTATPPQPLLLTPMGEACLRKDLTALHEILEKTGYKDDEGIANELSFQMWTNQMQETLNSKKHGDAAFRAKDFITAIDCYTQFIDGGTMVSPTVFARRCLCYLMSDMPQEALGDAMQAQVVFAEWPTAFYLQAAGLFILGIENDAQEALKEATKLEAKRSKN